From the genome of Magnolia sinica isolate HGM2019 chromosome 12, MsV1, whole genome shotgun sequence:
gaaagatacctcgtttcaacaccaagGTCTTCGTATCGATTtcccagtgggggtggctaacaatgaagtgttaacttatagtggggtgtactaacaagataaattaaaaaaaaaaaaaaacagataaggCTTCCATGATGATGATTTAATAGCCAAGGACAAAAAATTGCACCAACTAATTTTCAATCTACGGTGGATGGGTTGCTGGTAGGTAGGGGCTTTGTATAAGTGGCAGAGTTCTGtgagccctaccttgatgtatgtgttttatccatgccgtccaatcaATTTTCAGATTAGTTTAgagcataagcctaaaaatgaggtagatctaaagcacCAGTAGACTACACAGGTTTGAAACTTTTCCAaggccatcataatgtttatttgccattcgactgttgataaggtcactcagatgagaagaagggaaaacacaaatatcagcttcacttaaaagttctatggcccccaagaaattttcaatggcagacatttaatTCCCATTATTTtcagttgtgtggtccatttgagctttggaaatgcctttctttctttctttctttttttcttttctttttttttttttttccttttttttgttcCCCCTCATTTTCTAATATGATCCGGCAAAATGGCTGtaaagtgtggataaaacacatatatcataatgaACCCACATAGCTTTGCCACGTAAATACATATATGATAAGGAGGTCTGTGTGGTGTTGTAGGCAATgcaattagagttgtacacaagtcgaatcgagtcgagcttggcacaactcgacttggctcggccactaactgaccccagctcgaacacGGCTTGggttggtcctcgagcctgattggccaggcTTGGTTCGATCAGTAGCTCgtgccaattcgagccgagttcaagccaaaatcgagcatgtgcagcattttctcatacacatggagtgcacctaaAATTTCTTACGGTGTGTAAAACAGCAACAGTAGTTcctaggtatttcatcaaacactcaatgggcaacatcaaaattaagatatgagggtatttgtttcatatccataccttcctagccactagccgacacttcattattttatcaaacactctgtgagcaacatcaatattaaaataaccaagtcaccgaactggttcgatccaagttcaattcaagttggggttcaatcTGGGTCGATTTGAGCttaggcaagctcaaactcggttcgaaatgTTTTCGagcaaaaaaaatcagctcgactcggctcgaactaaattttaaatcaagcttttcgagccgagtcaaacgagctaaccgagctaactctggtCGTGTACAACCCTAAACACAATAGGAATGCCCCGAGCAGGTGATACTTCCACTACCTAACTAAAGATGACAATCATGTTAGGGCCTCTGTGAGTTCATCttggtatatatgttttatccatgcaatctttttttttttggacatatcattttagggcaacaaCAAAAATAGATACAaattaaaggctcaagtggaccacaccataagtggtagcgattgaacttctaccaattaaaggctcaagtggactatcatggtttttatttgccatctaacttattaataaggtcacataggcctgaatgaagggaaaatataaatattagctcgaactgaaacttctccaactcaTAAGAAGTTTTCATCGGCGGTGTTTCAATCCCTATTGATTCTTGTGTTGCGGTCTACTCGAGCCTTCAATTTGCTTCtcttttggctcatgcctaagcatgatctttcaaaatggctggacggcaggtataaaacatataaatcacggtgggcgccACATAACACTGAGAGGACCGTCCGTTTCTAGCTAGGTACTgatgggtagtacccaatccaagCGCCAATAAGAATCCTCCGCGTATTGACATGACGCATGCATATTTCGGACTTGTCAACGCTCTGTTTTTATATATCTTTTTTGTTACAGTATTTTAAGTTTCTTTATATGGTAGAAATTGACAGAAATGAATTAAATAATGCAATCCTCCGCTAAACAAGCCCACGCCAACCAAGAAATCCCTATAAATTCCAATCCCAACCTCCCAAATGCTCCACAATACAAACCACAatccaaacacttgcattttctcTCTTTTAAATTTTCATATCAAATGGCTGAGAGTGTCGTTCTTTTGGACTTTTGGGCCAGTGTTTTTGGGCTCAGGGTCCGAATCGCATTGGCTGAGAAGGGCGTGGAATACGAATACAAGGAACAGGATCTCTTCAACAAGGGCCCTCTCCTCCTTCAATCTAATCCCATCCACAAGAAGATCCCTGTCCTTATCCATAACGGAAGGACCATCTGCGAATCACTCGTAATCGTCCAATACATCGATGAGGTCTGGACGGACGGATCGCTGTTGCTGCCCAAAGATCCTTACCAACGGGCCATTGCCAGGTTCTGGGCTGACTACGTAGACAAGAAGGTCAGCTTATGTATATTTCATGAAAATGCAGCTTACATGGTATGCATTTTTAAAGCTGTGTAGCTTTATTATACACTGAGATTCGGTGTATATATTGTTTTTATACAGTAGAGGCTATTGATGGGGGTGGACCTGGGCCAGGCCAGGTCATGTTAGTCCAAGCCCAATTTGCAAATTAAAACTTAGACCCAAAAGCCTGACCAAGAGCTAAGGTATCTGtgttgttcattaggtgggccccacctttcatgacccatataccaaaaatcaagccagttTGATTATAAGGTGGGTTACACGTTTACAAGAAGCAAAGCATGTGAAtttataattacaaaaatgcccatCAAAACGCTAAAGGCCACAGCCAAGCTAGGCTTGGGCAAAGTAATTGGGTTTTAGACAAACCTATATTGGCCCAATTAATAAAAGAGCTTGAATTAAGCGTGGCTCAAACTTCCGGCGAAATATCCTAATGGAGCCCAGCCGAAAAGCCCGATGGGCTAGTCTGGCCATTGAGGACCCTTTTTTAATCTTTCCTTGCTCATTATAAATGTTAGCAAATGTGcctttttaataattattttcttttgtttagatATATGAAATTGGATCAAAGATATGGAAAAGCAAAGGAGAGGCTAAAGAGGCAGCAAAGAAGGAATTTATAGAGTGCTTGAAATTGTTGGAAGGCGAGCTGGGAGACAAAACATATTTCGGAGGTGATACCTTTGGGTTCATCGATATTGCCTTGATTCCCTTTTCTTGTTGGTTTTACAGTTATGAGACCGAGGGGAATTTCAGTATAGAGAAGGAATGCCCAAAGCTGAAGATGTGGTTGAAGAGGTGTATGGAGAGGGAGAGTGTGTCCAAAGCACTTCCAGACCCGCACAAGGTTTATGACCTTGTGGGGTTCTTGAAGAAGAAGTTTGGGATTGAATAGAGTCAAAGAAAGACTAAAATAGAAATGGAAGATTTTTAAAAGATAGCATTCGAGGTGGGATgtccttttcttttgtgtttttggTTGTACCTGCtttgtttttttagttttctattaatAAAGATATTTGCAGTTTGGATTCTAGTGTACGTATCATCTTGTATCTTATTCGTTAGgcggtttatttttttattttggcttTTTTGCAATTCGGATGGGAAGACCACGTCTGCAAGTTATTATATTTGCATGTAACAGATGACCAATTGACAAGAATGGCCCTTGTGCTTAGCTTAGCTCTCTACTGCATTTGACACACTTGCCATTTCAAGCTGGTGTGATGGACTCtttcttcattattattattattattattattattttttttttttaaacaagccATGATTTCGAGTCAGGCACTAGGACAATTTCACACTAGTTCACCACAAGAGCTAGATTGAAGTTGCTCGAGATataaaatgaaattgttgaaaggtAACTCATTGATGGTCAATTTATCCATGGCATGGTGTAGGTCAATCCATGACATCCAAGGtatgagtccaatattggatgctAAATTGCTATAAAATCACATTGATAAGATGATCCTGTAAAATAGTTCCCAATTGATTTGGTCCACTCATCATTTTATTCATTAATATccatttgatgtcttaaatcaagtcagATACGGAGCCTATTGATGCCATTGATAGACTATTCGATGCGATCAACGGACTGTTCGATGCCacttttgatggcatcaaactatGCTAAATTCAATcgaaattttctgaattttctccagttggtcaTTAGACTATTAGGGTgcttattcgatgccatcgaataattagtttcgatgacatcaacgactgttcgatgttatcgacaaattccatataaaattttgaagAGTAACGattttgcgggatttgtttcctttttcgattatgattcttccaaaggctatatattagggtgtaattgggattacgAGGTAttcagagctttctaattcgcTCTAAGGTTTTAAGGGTATAACTTGGgttgatttgaggttgttcggaTCAAGTAATCTCTTTACTCTTGTaattttatgctttcatagtgataacTGTCATTTTGTGCCGTCGTTTTTTTTCATAAGATTTTTTCTATGTTAAATTCAGAGTGTTTTGTTCacagccccaagtgtagggttgtgatatggtaataatctcggtaacaCCGAAGTCGAATTcttagggactgaaccttgtacgtaagcTGAAAGTAActggaactagaactagaagaagatgtaacctAATCagaaaaatttaagagaataatgatgaaatattaaactaaaacttgtaaaattcaaaggtgggaaactaggtattccaaggatccacttgtagagattagggagatctatgcttaattcatgaatacaactggatttagagtctcatcttcatccagttgaaagatatatcattaaaaaccaaatctaaacttcatttaatctagttttcaagagatgagaggtatgagaattagaattgattccatcacaaaaccatgcccatgagacaaagcaaacaacaaaatttaactaatccacaaccaatctgaaagagttatgaccgttaggaaggatttcatcatccaaccatgttcgtgagacaatggtgaacaacgggattccTAGGTTCACTATCCCTATAATGCAAAGAGCATACTCAaaactatcgcagatctattgtaatttaagtcacaacaaaccattaaaagttAAAAGTAtctcttataatcaaactaaaatcaaagataattcaacttaaacatgaatcaaaattgTAGAAAACATTCTatcacgctacaagtttcacctcttagccctagctaagagatttagctaaTTATAGACATGATCAAACTAAAGATCATAAAAACAtcaaagaaaataatgaagaaaaagggaga
Proteins encoded in this window:
- the LOC131220712 gene encoding probable glutathione S-transferase; the encoded protein is MAESVVLLDFWASVFGLRVRIALAEKGVEYEYKEQDLFNKGPLLLQSNPIHKKIPVLIHNGRTICESLVIVQYIDEVWTDGSLLLPKDPYQRAIARFWADYVDKKIYEIGSKIWKSKGEAKEAAKKEFIECLKLLEGELGDKTYFGGDTFGFIDIALIPFSCWFYSYETEGNFSIEKECPKLKMWLKRCMERESVSKALPDPHKVYDLVGFLKKKFGIE